From the genome of Bactrocera oleae isolate idBacOlea1 chromosome 2, idBacOlea1, whole genome shotgun sequence, one region includes:
- the LOC106620677 gene encoding uncharacterized protein, translating to MLEKNAKISVLRTMIGLGEEIEPHFIVPQNSISNIRQKMGLSERTGMTNTQMPTLIPLENSLRSTQPATVKCPHCESMAKNFLYLESLIRNNYNPKSQCGLCYSSLKYLQYVNKSIMQVFGNFESIVNAANTFTGNHRPRSPITTATVRDTRAITAKSPTKLAAAKKSLTKKPLKEGGKVSRPVLQTNTKSVTNARLTGGAKHVGKSRSHHASAKTKAKNKKANNGRLPGGFDGKRKKSALAKPNSGKQKHAKSKRSKVTAPQTGK from the coding sequence atgttagaaaaaaatgcaaaaatttcagtGTTGCGAACAATGATCGGCTTAGGCGAAGAGATCGAACCACATTTTATCGTACCGCAGAACTCAATTTCGAATATACGCCAAAAAATGGGACTCAGCGAACGTACAGGAATGACGAATACACAAATGCCAACGCTCATACCGTTGGAGAACTCACTGCGCAGCACACAACCGGCCACCGTCAAGTGTCCGCACTGCGAGAGCATGGCGAAGAATTTCCTCTACCTCGAGAGTCTCATACGCAACAACTACAATCCAAAATCGCAATGTGGCCTCTGCTACTCATCGCTCAAATATCTGCAATATGTGAACAAGAGTATTATGCAAGTTTTTGGCAATTTCGAGAGTATCGTCAATGCCGCCAACACATTTACTGGTAACCATCGACCTCGCTCGCCAATTACAACTGCAACTGTACGCGATACGCGCGCGATCACAGCCAAGTCGCCCACTAAACTCGCTGCCGCTAAAAAGAGCTTAACGAAAAAGCCATTGAAGGAAGGTGGTAAAGTGTCGCGTCCAGTTTTGCAGACAAACACGAAAAGTGTGACTAATGCGCGCTTAACTGGTGGCGCGAAGCATGTCGGCAAATCACGCAGTCATCACGCTAGCGCCAAGACAAAGGCAAAGAATAAGAAAGCAAACAATGGGCGTCTACCCGGTGGTTTTGACGGTAAGCGCAAGAAGTCCGCACTCGCAAAGCCGAACAGTGGCAAGCAGAAGCATGCGAAGTCGAAGCGAAGCAAAGTTACCGCGCCACAAACTGGGAAGTAA